A region of Nitrosarchaeum sp. DNA encodes the following proteins:
- a CDS encoding uL15 family ribosomal protein, protein MATRLRKTRKLRGGRHMGWGQVGQHRASGHKGGLGIAGLHKYHFSTLLKEVPDHFGHDSTHPPHPIITRKWASVRDLDDLFAKFGKEEGGKKVIDLEAAGYDKLLGGGKISNPYTVKIARFTASAEEKVKSAGGEVLSENG, encoded by the coding sequence ATGGCAACACGATTACGAAAGACAAGAAAACTAAGAGGTGGACGTCACATGGGTTGGGGACAAGTAGGTCAGCACCGTGCAAGTGGTCACAAAGGCGGACTAGGAATTGCTGGATTACACAAATATCATTTTAGTACTTTGCTAAAAGAGGTTCCAGATCATTTTGGACACGATTCTACTCACCCACCTCATCCAATCATCACGAGAAAATGGGCAAGTGTCCGTGATCTCGATGATCTATTCGCAAAATTTGGTAAAGAAGAAGGAGGAAAGAAAGTCATAGACCTTGAAGCAGCAGGTTATGACAAACTCCTAGGCGGCGGTAAAATATCAAACCCATATACCGTCAAAATAGCCAGATTTACTGCATCTGCAGAAGAGAAAGTAAAATCTGCAGGAGGAGAGGTGTTATCTGAGAATGGCTGA
- the secY gene encoding preprotein translocase subunit SecY — protein MAEGTITNLIRKVVFKAEPYIPQVPKPKKKIPLQTRLLWCGVALLIYMVMGQTPLFGATAPEFDFLQFARVIFASQQGTLVELGIGPIVTAGLLMQLLRGSDILKFDFKKPEERGIFQTATKLVTYVVIVAESIVYAIAVYGPGVPEPYVLYVMIGQLMAASIIIMFLDELIQKGWGIGSGISLFIMAGVAQQILWSLFSPLPAGDGGTIGILPYVGQSIMNGDLSNVFFRANQLPSVFGIFLTAGILLILVFTQGMKIEIPIVSTKYRGFSAVYPIKLMYVSNIPVILASALTANAVFLGQMFWANFNPRNNNAFMNFVAQFDPTSPSTPIGGIIYYITPPRGLEVAVLDPTRAVGYVLFMIGIVVVFGRLWVELGGLSSKTAAQNLLDADVQIPGFRRSNAPVEALLAKYIPSVTIIGSIILGLLAGVSDVLGVFGSGIGILLMVDILINYYTQLVREQVEVVMPRLGALLGRK, from the coding sequence ATGGCTGAAGGGACAATAACTAATCTTATTAGAAAAGTTGTTTTCAAGGCAGAACCTTATATTCCACAAGTCCCAAAACCGAAAAAAAAGATTCCATTACAAACTAGATTACTTTGGTGTGGTGTTGCATTATTAATTTACATGGTTATGGGTCAGACTCCATTATTTGGAGCGACTGCACCAGAATTTGATTTTCTACAATTTGCCAGAGTTATTTTTGCATCACAACAAGGAACACTAGTTGAGTTAGGAATTGGACCTATAGTTACAGCAGGTCTGTTGATGCAATTGCTTAGGGGTTCTGATATTCTAAAATTTGATTTTAAAAAACCAGAAGAGAGAGGAATATTTCAAACTGCAACAAAACTTGTAACATATGTTGTGATTGTAGCTGAATCTATAGTATATGCAATAGCCGTTTATGGTCCAGGAGTTCCTGAACCATACGTTTTGTATGTGATGATTGGACAATTAATGGCAGCATCAATTATCATCATGTTCTTAGATGAACTTATTCAGAAAGGATGGGGAATTGGAAGTGGAATTAGTTTATTCATTATGGCAGGTGTAGCTCAACAAATCTTATGGAGTCTCTTCAGTCCTCTCCCAGCTGGTGATGGTGGAACTATTGGTATACTTCCATATGTTGGACAATCAATTATGAATGGAGATTTATCTAATGTATTTTTCCGTGCAAATCAACTTCCAAGTGTCTTTGGAATATTTTTGACGGCAGGAATTCTTTTGATTTTGGTATTTACCCAAGGAATGAAGATTGAAATTCCAATTGTATCTACTAAGTATAGAGGATTTTCAGCTGTTTATCCGATTAAACTAATGTACGTATCAAACATCCCAGTAATTTTAGCATCTGCACTCACTGCAAACGCAGTATTTCTTGGTCAGATGTTTTGGGCAAACTTTAATCCGCGAAACAATAACGCGTTTATGAACTTTGTAGCACAATTTGATCCTACCAGTCCATCTACGCCTATAGGAGGAATTATCTATTACATAACTCCACCAAGAGGATTAGAAGTTGCAGTTTTGGATCCTACAAGAGCTGTAGGATATGTTTTGTTTATGATTGGAATTGTAGTTGTATTTGGTAGATTATGGGTTGAACTCGGCGGTCTTTCATCAAAGACTGCAGCTCAAAACTTACTTGATGCTGATGTACAAATTCCAGGATTTAGACGATCAAATGCCCCAGTAGAGGCATTGCTTGCAAAGTATATTCCATCTGTTACAATTATCGGTTCAATAATTTTGGGTTTGTTGGCAGGAGTATCTGATGTTCTGGGAGTTTTCGGTTCTGGAATTGGAATTTTACTTATGGTGGATATTCTCATCAACTATTACACTCAATTAGTACGAGAACAAGTCGAAGTTGTAATGCCACGTCTAGGTGCTTTACTTGGTAGAAAGTAG
- a CDS encoding adenylate kinase, with translation MLYLVESRKVVVVGIPGVGKTSLLQKIVEILQKNNKSVSVHSFGSIMFDVAKANGVTDRDELRKLPLSQQKNLQKIAAEKLAILNEDIVIIDTHAFINSPEGYYPGLPEHVLHILKPSNFVSVSAKPEEIYNRRMKDITRTRDNISIDNIKKELDVQSGMISACAVISGSPVKHVLNREGMIDEVAEKIIRTIGL, from the coding sequence GTGCTTTACTTGGTAGAAAGTAGAAAAGTCGTAGTGGTAGGGATACCTGGCGTAGGAAAAACTTCTTTATTGCAAAAAATTGTTGAGATTTTACAAAAAAATAACAAAAGTGTAAGTGTTCATAGCTTTGGAAGTATCATGTTTGATGTTGCAAAAGCAAATGGTGTAACTGACAGAGATGAACTAAGAAAACTTCCACTATCACAACAAAAAAATCTACAAAAAATTGCTGCAGAAAAACTTGCAATACTAAATGAAGATATTGTGATTATTGATACTCATGCTTTTATTAACTCTCCAGAGGGATATTATCCGGGATTACCAGAACATGTTTTGCATATTCTCAAACCATCCAATTTTGTATCTGTCTCTGCAAAACCTGAAGAAATCTATAATCGAAGAATGAAAGATATCACTAGAACTAGAGATAATATCTCAATTGATAATATTAAAAAGGAATTAGACGTTCAATCTGGTATGATATCTGCTTGTGCTGTAATCTCAGGCTCGCCAGTAAAACATGTGCTTAACAGAGAAGGAATGATAGACGAAGTTGCAGAAAAAATAATCAGGACTATAGGATTGTAA
- a CDS encoding EMC3/TMCO1 family protein translates to MALDSVLLFLNSVFLQEGGMFDFLGGGHGALGSDDPIIKGLILSAFCVAGFGIILNVFNAGVRKKMVDQTKLKRIMKETRAWQKERMAAMRSKDQAKINELSKKSSYMNKMSMEMMQMNMRPMMITFVPLILIFYLVLPVLFSHIVALSPISLNVIPGEFFQLTCTAEQAADIENICTKENALYLWAWYFLSSIAFSGIIMKLTKTSMDLS, encoded by the coding sequence ATGGCTTTGGATTCTGTTTTACTATTTTTGAATTCGGTATTTCTTCAAGAAGGTGGCATGTTTGATTTTCTTGGTGGAGGTCATGGTGCATTGGGAAGTGATGATCCTATCATCAAAGGATTAATTTTATCAGCATTTTGTGTTGCTGGATTTGGAATTATTCTAAATGTCTTTAATGCTGGAGTTAGAAAAAAGATGGTTGATCAAACTAAATTAAAACGAATCATGAAAGAAACACGTGCTTGGCAAAAAGAGAGAATGGCAGCAATGCGTTCAAAAGATCAAGCAAAAATTAACGAGCTAAGCAAAAAATCCTCTTACATGAATAAGATGTCAATGGAGATGATGCAGATGAACATGAGACCGATGATGATTACATTTGTTCCCTTGATTTTAATATTTTATCTAGTACTTCCAGTTCTATTTTCACACATTGTTGCATTATCTCCAATATCACTAAACGTTATACCTGGAGAATTTTTTCAGCTCACATGTACTGCTGAACAAGCCGCAGATATAGAAAACATATGTACTAAAGAAAATGCTTTGTATCTTTGGGCTTGGTATTTTCTTTCATCCATTGCTTTTAGTGGCATTATTATGAAACTAACAAAAACATCAATGGATCTCAGTTGA
- a CDS encoding cytidylate kinase family protein → MTKSIVISGPPAVGKTTVAKGLASEFKLTYLSGGDILKEMAKEEGFDAVGDDWWDTENGMKFLSQRENNSEFDKKVDDKLIQLFKKGGMVITSYTLPWLVDDGIKIWLSGSHDSSSQRMQTRDNMTSKEAYEITKLRYDKNRALYKKLYHFDFGNDISVFDKIIDTDNLNATQVINIAKDTVRELL, encoded by the coding sequence TTGACCAAATCAATTGTAATCTCTGGTCCTCCAGCTGTCGGAAAGACAACTGTTGCCAAAGGATTGGCTAGTGAATTCAAATTAACATATCTTAGCGGTGGTGATATTCTAAAAGAGATGGCAAAAGAGGAAGGATTTGATGCAGTTGGTGATGATTGGTGGGATACTGAAAATGGAATGAAGTTTCTAAGTCAAAGAGAGAACAATTCAGAATTTGATAAAAAAGTTGATGATAAACTAATACAGCTTTTCAAGAAAGGTGGGATGGTAATTACAAGCTATACTTTGCCATGGCTAGTTGATGACGGAATTAAAATCTGGTTATCAGGCTCACATGATAGCAGTTCACAAAGAATGCAAACTAGAGACAACATGACTTCAAAGGAAGCATATGAGATTACTAAGCTAAGATATGACAAAAATCGTGCATTGTATAAAAAATTATATCATTTTGATTTTGGAAACGATATCTCTGTATTTGATAAAATTATTGATACTGATAATCTAAATGCAACTCAAGTAATTAATATTGCAAAAGATACTGTAAGAGAATTATTATGA
- a CDS encoding RNA-guided pseudouridylation complex pseudouridine synthase subunit Cbf5 — translation MTLKQLENLVVIDQDITDDTYGTYYDKRTLEQLLDYGLIILDKPPGPTSHETVAWTKRILKIPKIGHSGTLDPQVSGVLPLGLGEATKALGVLLYGPKEYHALGRFHSLPSKQKLDEVLEMFRGEIFQKPPQRSAVLRQTRTRTIYELEVLEQKERLLLTRILCEAGTYIRKLYYDIGEILGPGATMIELRRTKVDQFHEADGLVTLHELANAYALWEEKKDDTKLMSMIKPIEYALSELKSVVIRDSAVDALCHGAQLAMPGILQISPNLRKSDIVAIYTQKGEAVALAESLMSEEEIRDATKGYAFETKRIIMAPNIYPKKWRSKSVPKD, via the coding sequence ATGACTCTAAAGCAATTGGAAAACTTGGTTGTAATTGATCAGGATATTACTGATGATACATATGGAACGTATTATGATAAAAGAACTTTAGAGCAATTATTAGATTATGGTTTGATAATTTTAGATAAACCCCCAGGACCTACTAGTCATGAAACTGTTGCATGGACTAAACGAATTCTGAAAATTCCAAAAATTGGTCACAGTGGTACACTTGATCCTCAAGTTTCTGGAGTCTTGCCTTTGGGACTTGGGGAAGCAACAAAAGCACTTGGTGTTTTGCTTTATGGACCAAAGGAATATCACGCTCTAGGACGATTCCACTCTCTTCCGTCAAAACAAAAACTCGATGAAGTTCTTGAAATGTTCCGAGGAGAAATCTTCCAAAAACCTCCACAACGTTCAGCTGTTCTAAGACAAACTAGAACTAGAACCATTTACGAATTAGAGGTACTAGAGCAAAAAGAAAGATTGCTCTTAACACGAATTTTATGTGAAGCAGGAACATACATTAGAAAACTCTACTATGATATCGGAGAAATTTTAGGACCAGGTGCTACTATGATTGAACTAAGAAGAACAAAAGTTGATCAATTCCACGAAGCTGATGGTCTTGTAACGTTACATGAACTAGCAAATGCTTATGCCCTTTGGGAAGAAAAAAAAGATGACACAAAACTAATGTCAATGATCAAACCTATAGAATATGCATTAAGTGAACTCAAGTCCGTTGTAATTCGTGATTCTGCGGTTGATGCATTATGTCATGGTGCACAACTCGCAATGCCTGGAATTTTACAAATATCTCCAAATCTGAGAAAGAGTGATATCGTTGCAATTTATACACAAAAGGGAGAAGCAGTCGCTTTGGCAGAATCACTGATGTCTGAAGAAGAGATACGTGATGCAACAAAAGGATATGCCTTTGAAACAAAACGAATTATCATGGCTCCTAACATATATCCAAAAAAATGGAGATCAAAATCTGTTCCAAAGGATTAA
- a CDS encoding CBS domain-containing protein, producing MGFFGSKKNNEASNNNLEKELSQILVKEIMAKELIIAPQSTTIYQISKMMEQGIGSVFVKKDTETMGIITDRDFAIKVAANKYPLDMTVEKVASFPLETISPNKSILEAAKQMAAKKIRKLAVSENNKIIGIITTSDIVRQLAKFQK from the coding sequence ATGGGATTTTTCGGATCAAAGAAAAATAATGAAGCATCAAATAATAATTTAGAAAAAGAACTATCACAAATTCTTGTCAAAGAAATAATGGCAAAAGAACTGATCATAGCACCACAATCTACGACAATATATCAAATTTCTAAAATGATGGAGCAAGGAATAGGTTCAGTTTTTGTAAAAAAAGATACAGAGACTATGGGAATAATCACAGACAGAGATTTTGCAATTAAAGTTGCAGCAAACAAATATCCATTAGATATGACAGTAGAAAAGGTAGCATCGTTTCCTTTAGAGACAATAAGTCCAAACAAATCAATTTTAGAAGCTGCAAAACAAATGGCTGCAAAAAAAATTCGTAAACTGGCAGTATCTGAAAACAACAAAATAATTGGGATAATTACTACCAGCGATATAGTTAGGCAATTAGCAAAATTTCAAAAATAA
- a CDS encoding hemerythrin domain-containing protein, giving the protein MSATNQLRADHDQVRRLEKIVAKCADEIYKGTEIPFVDLEKITVVISEFVDTIHHSREEDSYFPCVASYDNLKEEIRKFMIEHEFGRNIARKISEYLKKWKSGQDAREPVARYLRTYSIFLFDHLNKENKFFDDAEANVLSKEEEIEMYEQYRSVIAIVKKVEQMIAEIDWLEARPWYRK; this is encoded by the coding sequence ATGAGTGCAACAAATCAATTACGAGCAGATCATGATCAAGTTAGACGTCTAGAAAAAATAGTTGCAAAATGTGCAGATGAGATTTACAAAGGAACTGAAATTCCATTTGTAGACCTTGAAAAGATTACTGTTGTAATATCAGAATTTGTAGACACAATTCACCATTCAAGAGAGGAGGATTCGTATTTTCCATGTGTTGCAAGCTATGATAATCTAAAAGAAGAAATTAGAAAATTCATGATAGAGCATGAATTTGGAAGAAATATAGCCAGAAAAATTTCAGAATATCTGAAAAAGTGGAAAAGTGGTCAAGATGCAAGAGAACCAGTTGCCAGATACCTACGAACATATTCTATATTTCTATTTGATCATCTCAATAAAGAAAACAAATTCTTTGATGATGCAGAAGCAAATGTATTATCAAAAGAAGAGGAGATTGAGATGTATGAGCAGTATAGATCAGTAATAGCAATCGTAAAAAAAGTAGAACAGATGATTGCTGAAATTGATTGGTTAGAGGCAAGACCATGGTATAGGAAATAA
- a CDS encoding FAD-dependent oxidoreductase — translation MTHNFDLIIIGGGILGTSISYFLSFLNKTKEIAIIEQSHNVAFHTSGRNTGKVHAPYLYNPEKKKMFAKASFNGYEMWEEYSKLKNLPFKKDGVIEVAFDERGHKVLEKYLRWGKQNGLQDNDIKLMEKNELKKIEPEIKCESALYVYKDGSTDYSKLTNAVIKDSTNNKIKLLTDTKVTEIKKIKNKWKIILNNEHEIFANFIINAAGGESIDIAHKMGIAEKFTDVHFRGEYWKAPKEYNNLTKTSVYSVPEYPDYPFLDPHWIIRVDGSCEIGPNAVPVFSPYGYNKVENVKEFIPKLLEMLNSGARKAIFDKQFQELAINEIQSSMSKSKMINRVKRFLPKIDVEKITEKGTAGIRSSVINEKGQFVPDVILEEDSMSFHILNYNSPGATGALPFSAHIVNHLNKQGLFQSESSDAQCGPWRFSKIIEKMVF, via the coding sequence TTGACACATAATTTCGATCTCATAATTATAGGAGGAGGTATTCTTGGAACTTCAATATCATATTTTCTTAGTTTTCTAAACAAAACAAAAGAGATTGCAATAATTGAACAATCTCATAATGTTGCATTTCATACAAGTGGTAGAAACACGGGAAAAGTTCATGCACCATATCTATACAATCCTGAGAAAAAAAAGATGTTTGCAAAAGCATCTTTTAACGGATATGAGATGTGGGAAGAATATTCCAAATTGAAAAATTTACCATTTAAAAAAGACGGGGTGATTGAAGTTGCATTTGATGAGAGAGGACACAAAGTTTTAGAGAAGTACTTGAGATGGGGGAAACAAAATGGATTACAAGATAACGACATAAAATTAATGGAAAAAAATGAATTAAAAAAAATCGAACCAGAGATAAAATGTGAATCGGCACTTTATGTATACAAAGATGGATCTACTGACTATTCCAAATTAACAAATGCTGTGATTAAAGATAGTACGAATAACAAAATAAAATTGCTTACAGATACCAAAGTAACTGAAATAAAAAAAATCAAAAATAAATGGAAAATCATACTAAATAACGAACATGAGATTTTTGCAAACTTTATCATAAATGCTGCAGGGGGCGAGTCAATAGATATCGCACACAAAATGGGCATTGCAGAGAAATTCACAGATGTACACTTTAGAGGAGAATATTGGAAGGCACCAAAAGAGTACAACAATTTGACAAAAACAAGCGTGTATTCGGTACCAGAATATCCAGATTATCCATTTTTAGATCCACATTGGATTATCAGAGTTGATGGAAGTTGCGAGATTGGACCAAATGCAGTACCAGTGTTTAGTCCATATGGATACAACAAAGTAGAGAACGTCAAGGAGTTTATTCCAAAATTATTAGAGATGCTAAATTCAGGTGCAAGAAAAGCAATTTTTGATAAACAGTTTCAAGAACTTGCAATAAATGAAATTCAATCTTCAATGTCAAAATCGAAAATGATAAACAGAGTTAAGCGATTCTTACCAAAAATTGACGTGGAAAAAATAACAGAAAAGGGGACTGCTGGAATTAGATCATCTGTGATTAATGAAAAAGGTCAGTTTGTTCCAGATGTGATTTTAGAAGAAGATTCTATGTCTTTTCATATTTTGAACTATAACTCTCCAGGTGCCACAGGGGCATTACCATTTTCAGCACATATTGTCAATCATTTAAACAAACAAGGATTGTTTCAAAGTGAAAGTTCAGACGCACAATGTGGTCCATGGAGATTTAGTAAAATAATTGAAAAAATGGTGTTTTAA
- a CDS encoding ChuX/HutX family heme-like substrate-binding protein, whose protein sequence is MLFNVLSDLVKIDNILLIIKNAGAVSEIRSNSLSIKQKEKWITIGDNDGPAHMHINTELIQNAEFIEEQKPERTSFSVQFFDKDGIRILGAFFTKMYDQSMNLDTERKKTFDNLRQKYNSKIKF, encoded by the coding sequence TTGCTTTTTAATGTGTTGTCTGATCTAGTGAAAATTGACAACATTTTACTAATTATAAAAAATGCAGGTGCAGTTTCTGAAATTAGAAGCAATTCTTTGAGTATCAAACAAAAAGAGAAATGGATTACAATTGGTGACAATGATGGCCCTGCTCATATGCACATTAACACTGAATTAATTCAAAATGCTGAGTTTATCGAGGAACAAAAGCCTGAACGTACTAGTTTCAGTGTTCAATTTTTTGATAAAGATGGAATTCGTATCTTGGGTGCATTTTTTACAAAGATGTATGATCAAAGTATGAATCTTGATACTGAAAGAAAAAAAACTTTTGATAATCTACGTCAAAAGTATAATTCAAAGATTAAATTTTAA
- a CDS encoding D-glycerate dehydrogenase — protein sequence MEKKRVFLTRTLHNFALNELKKKYQIEIHSGKIPIPKTKLLKKIQNVDGLICFPYDKIDKEIIDAGKNLKVISTFSVGYDHIDTQYAIKKKIHVGYTPEVLTDATADLAFSLILDILRRVSEGDRTIREGKWRQIYGAYDYVGIDLQGKTLGIFGLGRIGSTLAKRAKAFDMKIIYHNRKPISKNKEKSLGVKYVTLDKLIKHSDIISIHVPHTKETNQLFDMKIFRKMKKTTYLVNTARGKIVNEKDLTIALKKKIIAGAALDVYESEPIRKKHPLTKIQNIVLAPHIGSSTKETRTKMAKITIKNLELGINHKKPVYSVGY from the coding sequence TTGGAAAAAAAGCGAGTTTTTCTCACCAGAACACTACATAATTTTGCATTAAATGAATTAAAAAAGAAATATCAAATAGAGATTCATTCAGGAAAAATCCCAATTCCAAAAACAAAACTATTGAAGAAAATTCAAAATGTTGACGGGCTGATTTGTTTTCCATATGATAAGATTGACAAAGAAATTATAGATGCTGGAAAAAATCTCAAGGTCATAAGCACATTTAGCGTAGGTTATGATCATATCGATACACAATATGCAATAAAAAAGAAAATTCACGTAGGATATACACCTGAAGTTCTTACGGATGCAACTGCAGATTTAGCATTTTCATTAATACTAGATATTTTACGTCGAGTTTCAGAGGGAGACAGAACAATCAGAGAAGGAAAATGGAGACAGATTTATGGTGCATATGACTATGTAGGAATTGATCTTCAAGGAAAAACACTTGGAATTTTTGGATTGGGAAGAATAGGAAGTACTCTTGCAAAGCGAGCGAAAGCATTTGATATGAAAATAATTTATCATAACAGAAAACCTATATCAAAAAATAAAGAAAAGTCACTTGGAGTAAAATATGTCACATTAGACAAACTGATTAAACATAGTGACATAATTTCAATCCATGTTCCACATACTAAAGAAACAAATCAATTATTTGATATGAAAATATTTAGAAAAATGAAAAAGACTACATACTTGGTCAACACAGCACGAGGAAAAATAGTTAATGAAAAAGATCTCACAATAGCATTAAAGAAAAAGATCATCGCAGGAGCTGCTTTGGATGTCTACGAGAGCGAACCTATTAGAAAAAAGCATCCATTGACAAAGATACAAAACATTGTACTAGCACCACATATTGGAAGTTCAACCAAAGAAACAAGGACGAAAATGGCAAAGATTACCATAAAGAATTTGGAACTAGGAATTAATCATAAAAAACCCGTTTACTCGGTAGGTTATTGA
- a CDS encoding 2-oxoacid:ferredoxin oxidoreductase subunit alpha, translating to MGSVDFTWLIGGPQGSGVDSGANVFSKVCAEMGYHIFGKREFYSNIKGEHSYFAVRVSDHKIRSNVNDVTLMASFDAETIFRHFDEVASGGGIIYDSDLDKITTDEVHTLDNYFKERLHRELESKNKPFTIAGVLEIAKEKGVHLYPLSFREILSNLAEKTENPKLRGLIRMFNVIAVSLSLGLIKMPLDPLLLSIDSIFSKKPQIAEINKQAANFSYDYAKLNFGAFPYSLTGIEKQHDTILVQGHFGTSIGKMVSGCRFQSYYPITPASDESVYLESNELLEIQNDRPGSTIVIQTEDEISAMGMMIGAALTGTRSSTSTSGPGFALMTEAIGWAGINEVPIVITLYQRSGPSTGLPTRHGQDDLLFAVNAGHGDFPKIVYASGDIEESFYDTGRCFNYADVYQIPVIHMMDKFLSSSVVTCKRFDPKKISIDRGLLLDKIDGEYRRFAFTEDGISPRSKLGLDNGVFWNTGDESDEFGHITEDPQLRIKMMDKRMSRLDLVLERVPQEEQVVSFGIHDITIVSWGSTKGPILDALSMLKKEGIDIGFIQMKLIHPFPAEHVKALLKDVKTIIDIEANHSGQLGKILKQNVTREIDYFILKYTGRGMTSTEIYDSLKKIVENKANKREVLSHGA from the coding sequence ATGGGTTCTGTTGATTTTACTTGGTTAATTGGTGGTCCACAGGGAAGTGGTGTCGATTCTGGAGCTAATGTTTTTTCTAAAGTTTGTGCCGAGATGGGTTATCATATTTTTGGTAAGAGAGAATTTTACTCTAATATCAAAGGCGAACACAGTTATTTTGCAGTTAGAGTCTCTGATCATAAAATTCGTTCAAATGTAAATGACGTTACACTAATGGCGTCATTTGATGCTGAAACAATTTTTAGGCATTTTGATGAGGTTGCAAGTGGCGGCGGAATAATATATGATTCTGATTTGGATAAAATTACTACTGATGAGGTACATACACTTGATAATTATTTTAAAGAAAGATTACATCGAGAACTTGAATCAAAAAACAAACCATTTACGATTGCTGGAGTTCTTGAGATTGCAAAAGAAAAAGGTGTTCATCTATACCCTTTATCCTTTAGAGAAATACTCTCAAATCTTGCTGAAAAAACAGAGAATCCTAAACTTCGTGGATTAATTCGAATGTTTAATGTTATCGCAGTTTCATTATCGTTAGGATTAATCAAAATGCCACTTGATCCACTGCTTTTATCCATTGACTCTATATTTTCAAAAAAACCTCAGATAGCCGAGATTAACAAACAGGCAGCAAATTTTTCATATGATTATGCCAAGTTAAACTTTGGTGCTTTTCCATATTCTTTAACAGGAATTGAAAAACAACATGACACAATTCTTGTTCAAGGTCATTTCGGAACCTCGATTGGAAAAATGGTTAGCGGATGCAGATTTCAATCATACTATCCTATCACCCCAGCTTCAGATGAAAGCGTATATCTTGAATCCAACGAACTTTTGGAAATCCAAAATGATAGACCAGGTTCAACGATTGTAATTCAAACTGAAGATGAGATATCTGCAATGGGTATGATGATTGGTGCAGCACTTACTGGTACACGTTCTTCTACATCTACTTCAGGTCCAGGATTTGCATTAATGACTGAGGCAATAGGTTGGGCAGGAATTAATGAGGTTCCAATTGTTATTACTTTGTATCAGAGAAGTGGACCATCAACTGGTCTTCCTACAAGACACGGCCAAGATGATTTATTGTTTGCAGTTAATGCAGGACATGGTGATTTTCCAAAAATTGTTTATGCATCAGGAGATATTGAAGAGAGCTTCTATGATACAGGTCGATGTTTCAATTATGCAGACGTATATCAAATACCTGTCATTCACATGATGGACAAGTTTCTTTCCAGTTCTGTTGTTACATGCAAAAGATTTGATCCAAAGAAAATTTCAATTGATAGGGGTTTATTGCTAGATAAAATTGATGGTGAGTATAGGCGATTTGCATTTACTGAAGATGGGATATCTCCTCGTTCTAAATTAGGTCTAGATAATGGTGTTTTTTGGAATACTGGAGACGAATCTGATGAATTTGGTCATATTACAGAAGACCCTCAACTTAGAATCAAAATGATGGATAAAAGAATGTCTAGACTGGACCTTGTGTTAGAGCGGGTTCCGCAAGAAGAACAAGTTGTCTCATTTGGAATCCATGATATTACGATAGTTTCTTGGGGTTCTACCAAAGGTCCTATCTTAGATGCTCTTTCTATGCTTAAAAAAGAAGGAATCGATATTGGATTTATTCAAATGAAGCTAATTCATCCTTTCCCAGCTGAACATGTCAAGGCACTTTTAAAGGATGTAAAAACCATCATTGACATTGAGGCAAATCATTCTGGACAGTTAGGTAAGATCTTAAAGCAAAATGTAACCCGAGAAATTGATTATTTTATTTTAAAATACACTGGAAGAGGAATGACAAGCACTGAAATTTATGATTCATTAAAAAAGATAGTTGAAAATAAAGCAAACAAAAGAGAGGTACTAAGTCATGGCGCTTAA